A stretch of Argiope bruennichi chromosome 10, qqArgBrue1.1, whole genome shotgun sequence DNA encodes these proteins:
- the LOC129987492 gene encoding uncharacterized protein LOC129987492, with translation MLHLLKNFLSERIGELKNFLSERIGELKNFLSERIGELKNILSERIGELKNFLSERIELKNFLSERIGELKNFLSERIELKNFLSERIGELKNFLSERIGELKNILSERIGELKNFLSERIELKNFLSERIGELKNFLSESIGELKNFLSERTELKNFLSERIGELKNFLSERIGELKNFLSERIGELKNFLSERIGELKNFLSERIELKNFLSERIGELKNFLSERIGELKNFLSERIGELKNFLSE, from the coding sequence ATgctacatttattgaaaaatttcctgTCTGAAAGAATAGGAGAACTCAAGAATTTCCTGTCTGAAAGAATAGGAGAACTCAAGAATTTCCTGTCTGAAAGAATAGGAGAACTCAAAAATATCCTGTCTGAAAGAATAGGAGAACTCAAGAATTTCCTGTCTGAAAGAATAGAACTCAAGAATTTCCTGTCTGAAAGAATAGGAGAACTCAAGAATTTCCTGTCTGAAAGAATAGAACTCAAGAATTTTCTGTCTGAAAGAATAGGAGAACTCAAGAATTTCCTGTCTGAAAGAATAGGAGAACTCAAAAATATCCTGTCTGAAAGAATAGGAGAACTCAAGAATTTCCTGTCTGAAAGAATAGAACTCAAGAATTTCCTGTCTGAGAGAATAGGAGAACTCAAGAATTTCCTGTCTGAAAGCATAGGAGAACTCAAGAATTTCCTGTCTGAAAGAACAGAACTCAAGAATTTCCTGTCTGAAAGAATAGGAGAACTCAAGAATTTCCTGTCTGAAAGAATAGGAGAACTCAAGAATTTCCTGTCTGAAAGAATAGGAGAACTCAAGAATTTCCTGTCTGAAAGAATAGGAGAACTCAAGAATTTCCTGTCTGAAAGAATAGAACTGAAGAATTTCCTGTCTGAAAGAATAGGAGAACTCAAGAATTTCCTGTCTGAAAGAATAGGAGAACTCAAGAATTTCCTGTCTGAAAGAATAGGAGAACTcaagaattttctttctgaatga